A stretch of DNA from Perognathus longimembris pacificus isolate PPM17 chromosome 14, ASM2315922v1, whole genome shotgun sequence:
CTTATTACTGCTACTTTAGGAGAAAGGTCTTACCACAACCCAGGAGACAAGAAGagaatgatggggctggggatatagcctagtggcaagagtgcctgcctcatatacacgaggccctaggttcgattccccagcaccacatatacagaaaacggccagaagcggcgctgtggctcaagtggcagagtgctagccttgagcgggaagaagccagggacagtgctcaggccctgagtccaagacccaggactggccaaaaaaaaaaaaaaaaatacaacaagaaGAGAATGATGGTTTGGATTTGCAACTGGGTATATTCCACTTAAAACTTGTCCTTTCTTCTGGCCCTTTCTTACAACATGAAAGGTCTTCTCCTATTCTTAAGCCCCTGAATACCTAAAACCCCAAAGAATTCAGTTTCCATCCTCTAGtcccttttatcttttcttccaaTCCCTAGCACATTTACTGCTGTTCTCTGAAAGTCATCCAAAGGATTTATTTACTCCCAGATGCTGAAACACCGGAAGAGCATTCAACAGCCAGGGGGAGTGGTCAGAGTTGGTAGGAGAAGTCTAGGCTCTGAGTGTACaaggtttttatttaaaaaaaaaaaaaaaccctctgctcAATTCCACCTTCCTCTTTACAGGCCATTTGCAATTCCTTGCTGCTGTGGCCTGCTGTGATCAAAGCCCTAGCTGGAGTCACACTTGCTAAGGGTGGGAATCAGGAACCTGGTCTAGAAAGCACTAAAGACAGGAGGCTAGCTGGGCCCACCACTAACATTGATCTATCTCTGAAATGGAGCAGACGTGGTTGATGGAACTACCCAACTCAAAAGTGCTTTGACCTTAAATGTAAAACCATTGCCCCTTTTCCATCAGTAATGCAAATTCCTCCCTTCACATTTCTCTGCTATTCTCTTCCAATACTACATGGCTCCAACATTCCTAATCCTGCTTGAAGACATAGAGGACCAGCAATGAACTCTGACTCCTTTCCCCTTGGCCTATTCAGATTtccttgctggttttttttttttttttttttttttaatgaaccttACCTCCCCCgtactgggatttaaattcagggtctcGTGTTTGCTGGGAAGGCATTTTATCAGTCTGTTGGTGGAGCCATACACCCAGACCTTTATGCTTTAGGGACACCCAGATTATTTGTCAAGATGGGATctcacttttgtttgttttttgccagtcctggggcccctggcttcctttttgctcaaggctagcattctaccacttgagccatagtgccacttctggccttttctgtttatgtggtgctgaggactcaaacccagggcttcatgcatgctaggcaagcactatatcactaagccacattcccagcaggaTTTCattttgctggcttcaaactgggttTCTCCcaatttctgcttcctgagtagctgggattacaaatgtgagccaccataccatCTTGGTTTAGCTTCTTCTTCCATCAGATCCTAAAAAGTATTTAAcaccaggcacccgtggctcacacctgtaatcctagctactcaggaggctgagatatgaagatcacagttcaaagccagcctgggctacaaagtctttgaaaatcttatctctaagtaactagcaaaaaagtcagaagtagaactgtagctcaaaccccaggaccagtacacacacacacacacacacacacacacacacacacacacacacacaattctgcaCGGAAAACTCTGGTTAACACTCTTCTTTGGCACACAGGGAATTTTCCATGGCTTACCCCTTTGCTAGTTCTCTTCGGATGGCCCAGTGCCAGGACAATGAATTTCAGCTCTGAAGGCCAGAGATAAGGttgtggtcccagctcctgatGTCTAGGCCATCTCCAGCACCACCATATTAAGACTCTAGCCTTCTGCTAATTCCAACCCTCGTAGGAAGGATCTGTGTGGCCTCTGGCAGACAGGCTTGCCTCTCCTTTTTCAAAGGTCCTCAGACAGAGCTGGCTCCCCaagtcagaagtggtgccaaAGGCCTCAAACTCAGCTCTGTCAAGTTATCTATATTGGGAAATAACTTGCTCTTTTCCTGTGGTTTCAGATTAAGACACGCAAATAAACAGTACAttctttctctgaagaagaaCTTACGTGACATATTCCTTGGCAGATCCCATCCAACTAAAGCCTTCTATGCACACATTGGTGGTATATcaggaacaaataaacaaaaggataTGCCAATGACGGCAAATTCCCTATGCTGCATGTTTGTCGTTAATGTGTGTATAatttctattatatatgtatcttatatatctcatttgtttatatatgtatatatatgtaatatatatgctcCATAGGCTTATTCAGTCCTCTGACAATAAGCAGACTAGTTAGGGTACCATTTTACAGAGTATATTGAGGCTTTGAGCAGAGTACACTTGCCAAAAACACTGGTCTACCAATTTTTCTGGTGAGCATTATTTATCAAGAACGTGAATGCtgagctgagaatgtagcttagtggcacagtgcttgccttgaatgcattaagtcctgggttcgattcctcagtaccacataaacagaaaaagccagaagtggtgctgtgactcaagtggtaaagcactagccttgagcagagaggctcagggaaatgcccaggccctgagttcaaaccccagtaatggcaacaacaaaaaaaagaagaagaaagaaagaatgagaatgcAGCCAAATGAAGTAGAGTACACCCATCATTCCAGTACCTGGAAGCTGGAAGCTGtatggtgagtttgaggccagcctggtgcACATCGTGAGATTCCTttctcaaaaaaccaaaaaacacctgAGAtctaagtggtggagtgcttgcttgaGTTTGCCTTCtagcactgaaagaaaaaaaaaaaaaggaaagaaagaaacaacaacaaatccattgggtgctggtggttctggattgtaaccttagctacttgggaaacgaGATCTAAGGgctgtgtggttcaaagcccttctggacaggaaaggccatgagactcttgtctccagttaaccaccagaaaactggaagtggtgctgtggctcaaagttgtagagccctagctttgagcagaagagctcagggacagtgcccaggccctgagttcaagccccaccatcaAGGgggaaatcaacaaaacaaaaactttatcaCCACCTTCTGATCTCCATGGCCACATGCATATAGGTAGGTACTGGAATGGAAGGAGTCATATTTTAGAGCGGAGAAATTTGTTTCTTAAAGAGTATGGGTGTCAAGGCACAGGCTACTTCACTGAAGACCCAGTAGAAAATCCCTGTCTTGTCAGTTCAGAGCTATTTCCATTCATAGATCTGTTAAAGGTGGAGCATCTAGAAATGTCAGAAAATATCAACTCTGAGACATGAAAATAAGGTAAGTGAAAAATGTAGGAGCAAGCCCTTTATATAGGGTCACTAGCCAGTTTAGGAATAATGAGGCATGCAGATGTTATCCAAAGAAAACCCAGCTCTATCACCGATAGCCACACATGTGGCCAGTGTGGGTACATGTTACATACACTGGTGTTCTGGTCATGTCTGATTTTTTTCATGATATGTATGCATTCTAGCAAAAAGATCTGCAGAGaaactttctgcttttttattgACTCCCATTATAAATGAAAGGTTGCGCTTTGGGAGTGTACTTCAGGCCAGCTGCAAGCCATGCTGAATGCTGGCTTTATAGATTAGGAAGCTGCAGAAGAACCACCTAACGCTTCATGTCTCCCACAGTAGTCTCCCtgacccccttcccttctccatcttccctctcaatttccctACACCACCACACTTCTCTCCAGCCCAAGGCCTCCACGTGGGCAGCTGAGAACCTTAGCATTTTCTTGTCTTTCCCTAGCTGTGGTGGGGTATTAACAGGGATAGATAAAGGTTGGCTGGAATGCTCCATTATGACTTGGCCCACGAAATAATAAAAGATTTCTCAACTTCAGCTATTTGAAACACTAGCCCACTTCCTTATGTGATAAGCTCTGAAGAATCCTTCTGCAGTCCAATTAAACCCTGTTATGAATCAAGTCATTTCTCCCTGTTTGCCCTGACCATATTATGTAGGGAAGCTTATCTTTGCCCCTGCTTCAGTCCTGACAAGCATCTCACTAACCTTTGTATTAACAATGAAGTACAACGAGTACAGATTGATCAGATTTTCATTATACTCTCTTCCACATAAGCAAcactggttctttgaaaaactttCTACATGATAGGAAACTATAGCTTATTCAAAGCCAGTATCTTTAAGTTGGGTGTGGTagtctatgcctgtaatcccagcactcaggctaAGGCAGAGAGATGGCAAAGTTGAGGCCATTCTAGGATAGCACAGGCTATTTTACTTtgactcaagaaaagaaaaaaaaaagcccctggAGGCAAGTCTTCCTCACCTTGGTGTTTCTACACTGGCATAAAGCTTTGCTCAGGTCAAaagggaatgggggtggggtggggggagtaaagTTGCAGGGGGTGTgtgtgaaagtgggagaaaacgagggggGTAACActcttcaacaagaaatgtactcattatcgtATATAAccgaaacccctctgtacatcacctttacaatatattattttaaaaaagggatgacaggcacttggtggctcatatatatatatatatttgtagctactcaggaggctaatatctgaggatcaaggttcaaagctgcccttggcaggaaaatctgggagattccaattaaccaccaaaagccagaagttgagctgtggcttaagtgggagagcactaaccttgagccaaaaagctaagggacagtgcccagggcctaagttcaagctctagtgggtgggggtgggaggaatgaCAGCCTTCCTTTGCAATTGTCTCTTTCCCTGACCAGTCTTAGTTGTTATGAATATTTTGATAAAAACAAGACATGAGTTTCATCCATTTTTAGGAAAAGATGTTTGCTAggtgtggtgacacatgcctgtaatcttggcactTGGGAGGCATAGGCAGGAGGGTCTGGAGTacagtcagcctgggctacataacaagagCCTGTCTtaaaacatcattaaaaaaagGATGTGAAAGCCATGCTTGGGACAGGTCAGGAAAAGCAATTTGGTATTTGGAAATAGCAGTACACATGCTCGCgtggggggacgggaggggaaatGGGTGCTGCTGATGGTTCTGTCCCTTCAGTGCAATGCTCCTCAAGCTCCAACTCATTTGGAGGCCCTCAAAGCCTGGCAAACGAGAGCAAGTActcaccacccccctaccccacttGTTGTCAGGTGTAACCTTGTCCCAATCCTAGAAATGACAATTATGGTGGTCACAGGTGTGGAATGTCTCTACTGTTCACCATGGCTTAGAATCAAATTTCCAAGaatgaaaacaacaaagtaaagggggggggggcgttcaAGAAACCAAATCTTCCGGGAAGAGAAGAGGACGGGACAAGTGAATAACCGTTTATTTGCATATACACAAGAGAAGAGTCGGCCTCGCTGGGTGAGGAGAGGTGGGACAGTGAGGAGGTAAGGCCAGCAGAGGAAGGCACCTTGACAGACAACAAGACTCTCAGCTCAGTAAATTGATCACAGTTGCCAACTTCATTTTCCCCAAGCCAACAACTTATATAACTCATTTACTTGCTGTCCACGAGAATCATTTACAAAACCAGGTGGAAGTAAAGTGTAGAGAAAGGGTTTTATCTATCTGAACCTGCGACTTTAAAACTTTATGTACAGGatgtgaggggaaggggaaaatatAAGACACACTTTCAAATAGTTATTAATCTATCAGTGCTCTCTGCCCTGCTAAGGAAAATACTTATCACGGGAGCATTTGGGGGTTACGTGCATCTCAAGTTGGGACCTCAATTCTACAGTGGTGCAGGCAGAGGAGCTATAGGAATAGTTCTGGCCAGGGGTTCAGGACCAAGATCACACACGTAAGATGTGAGGCAACTAAAATAAATACCCACTTCCCAGATGCTCAGTGGGTTTGTTCTGGGGCTCAATCTTCTGGCCAGTGGAACTGCAATGCGGCACATCTCTCTCAAGGACGGAAGGCATCCTTCTGAACCCATATTCTTTGACTTTTAGGcaggcgctctatcacttgagccatgcctccagtccttcttGACTTCTATAGTTAACCAAAATAAAACCTGACTTTATGAACATTAGGAACTTCTCTTTTGAGCAACCAAAACAAAgtaaaggctttttaaaaatcaaagaccCAGTTCTGCACCTGGGGACTATAACCATCAACAGCTAGTTACCAAgagaacttcattttttttttcttcttccagaatATGTGAACTGTCTTTAGGAGAAATCAGAAGAGGCTATCTGTTGATCaggttaaaataaaacaaactttaaGGATTGGGCGTGCTGActaagaaggggaagagaaacacACACTGagtggttatttcttttttgtatataaaggattaaaaattcaaatttaatacaTTTTGGAAAAGCAAATGTAAAATGACTTGGGCTTATAAAACCAGAATTTACAATTATCTGTGAATAGTCAAAGACAAATTATAGAACCATTTAGGTTACAAATTCAGAGTAATTCTATTCGTTACAGAATCACTATCCCACTTCCCCAGTAAGAGTCCAGTTGTTGAACCATATGCATCCCTGCCCCACACGCTCCATCTCCTGCTAACACAGCACTTCACACCCCAACCACAGCACACACATTCTAGGCACACCTTCCCTTGCAGAGCGAAGATGGTTACCTCCTCTACGCTTACACCAAGCATATAGAACCCAGCTCCACCACTAGACTTCATTTATGGTTTAGCCCCCACAGGTCGAGGTCCCAGCAGGCCAGATCCTTGGTAGACAAGGAGTGCTGGGTCAGTGAGGCCAACTGGGCTTCCAGCTATCTAACACCTCTGCACTGAAGTtattgttctttctcttccttgtgTTTTTGCCAGTATTCTGCCTTTAGTGTCATCCATGCCAACAAAACACCTGGTCATTCCTAGGTTTTCCTGTCTTAACCTTTCAAGGAGGGATGCTAAACACCACTACaaggctgaaaatctctctctctcttttttttttccctcttagtcATTACATAGCTCAACAGAACTGAGTCTCTTGTGGAGCCAGGGGTGAAATCAGATACCCCTCTCCCTATATCCTCTGCCTCCTAACAGACCTACTCAGTAAGAATGTCACTTTGAGATGCCTACCATTCTGCAAAGATCAGTCAGAACTCCGAAGCTTCTTTACTGTAAGCCTGAGGAAAGACACCAGGCCCACCAACACTGACAAATGGTTTTGAGTTGAATCAAAAGAATATGGTAGCACACTGTTTTTCACTACATTTCATTAACACACCTCTAACATCCACTTTAGTAGTTTGAGCACAGAGCTCTTGAAAGCTGTGTTTTCCCCTTCTTTCAATATGTCAAGCCTCCATCACATGAATCCAAGGAAGTACCTGCTGGCCTACAAGCCCTGACCTAGTGCCTGACTGGCTACTTTGTGTTATCTGCGACTAGTCATATTGTATGGCCCCTGTGCAGTACACATCGCCACACACTCAGTTTGCAAACAGCAGAATTTATTAGGGAACTATGTGCTCTTGAGTCTGATCTTACATGCTAACCTCTCACTAGCATTAAAAATGCTCTTTTAGTATGTGCACATTTAATGTTCAATGAAGTGTTCCTTTGAGAAAATATGGAAGATTCCTGTAAGAAAGGAACAGTGCTCTCCCCTCCAGTGTAGCCAGTGGGCTGAAAGCCTCTTTGCTTTCTGCCAGCATAAATCTACAACTCACTGGCAACGCAATCTGATTGAACAGAGTATTCACCATTAACACCACAACCCCTATGGCATGTGAACAGGTGAGATGGCAAAAATTACAGACCCACAGATTCTTGCTGATGGCTAAAAGAAAGGTAACATGAGACAAAGAGCTCACATGCaccagtgcacacatgcacacaagaaCAAGTCAAACGTCCCAACAGGGATTTCCTTTCCCAGAACCTTGCTCTCGCCTCACTATAAAGGAGCCACATGGATTTGCTCCTCAACACAGCACAAGCCAATGGCTAGACATTCAAACCCACTGGTGAATGGTGAATAGAAGGGAGCAGCAGTGGACACAAAATTCTAGGCCCTGGTTTTATGTGCCTTTaatacttttttcctttcctccgtGTTCACTAACAAGATAAAATGTGTAAGGCTACTGTTTGTAgctgtttgttttccctttgtaTTTATCATGTTTTCAAtttcttctctgaggaggaaTTCTCTGAATCTGTGTCTTCTAATTCAACCCGGTGCCTTTTGAGGCCACTGTGGCTGTAAGCAGCCCGGCTGCTGTCTGGGGCTGAGCGGTCGGTGGGGTCCTCTCTCGTTCCAGCACTGGCGGCCTCGCTGGCCATTCCGGACACACAACAATCTTTGTGTAGGAGAGTCCCTGACACAGACAAGTTATCATGGTCAGTGCTGGAGTGTCCTGGGGAAGAAAAGGCCACTGCCTCTAGTTCCCCAAAGTTTTGCCCATTgttgtgggggtgtgggggccaGGGGTGTAAGCGTCCATTGTTGTGGTTGGCACAGATGGTTTCAAGGCTCCTCTCCTCACTGTCATCAGACTGGGTTCTGGGGCGGTTGCCAGACCCACCATCAAGAATAGAGCCAGATGGCTTAGGGACTGGAAGAGAGGGTGACTCCTCAGCCTGGCTGCTCAGGGCCTTGCTTAAGGACTTTCCATTGAGTTTCTTGGTTTCAAAAGAGTGTTCTAGAGAGCCACCATTGTTAGTGTCCTCAGAGGTGCCCTCTGGTACCTCTGCCCAGGAATAGCTGCTGTGCTCATGACCTGGGCCATTGCTAGGATTTCTAGTGGAAGTCCCTTCTTTAAAAGCATCCTTGCTAAGCCCTTCAGGGGGCTGGTCCTGGCTCCTCTGGGCCACAGCTATGTTTACACAGGCTTCCTTACTAGAAGAAGGGACTGGGTTGTCTTTGTGGCTGGTTCCTGCTCTCCCTTCATCTGCCTCCCCAGTCACAATGGAGGGCTCTCCATCTTTGTTATTTGAGTAAGAGATGTAAGAGTAGCGGAGCCATTTGTAAGCTTTATAAATCTTTCGTTCAACCGATTCTATGTTGGAAGTTGGTGATGCTCGGTTTGGCTGAATCTCCAGGGTGGAAGTGCTCCGCtcaggggaggaggcgggggaggaggaaaggtcgTCCACCTTGATCTGGGGGTAATCATAGTTGTCTTCTCCAATGTAGGTGTTTGTGGGCTTGATTGGAGCACTAGGCCTCTCTTCTCGGGGTGTCTTTTGTCGCCGACGCATGGCATTTCGCTGCCGGGTGGAGGCTCGGCGTTCATTCAGTTCCTCTTCATCCTCTGAGCTGCTGGAGCTGCTGGAACTGCTGGATTCATCTTCAGGACTGGGTGACCGTGGCCGGGGGAAGAGATCTGTGTCCAGTTCAACCTCGCAGGCATTCTCTTCTGAATCGGACTCGTTGGACAGAGCCAGAAGGCGTTTATCCTGGTAGCGCCTCAGAGCAGACAGGCGCTGCTGGCGGGACGCTGTGTCCTCACATGTGGATGTTGGTGGGGTCGGGGCCACGGCATTTGTGCTGTTGACCCTAAGGGGGCCCAGGTGGAAGGCATTGTCAGCAGACTCATCTACTGTGGGAGGCGGGGAGCGAGGCAGTGAGGCCGAGGACTCTGAGTCAGTGTAGCCTGAGCGCTCACTGACTCCTGCATGAAGTTGAAGGATAGTACTTTCACTGAGGTCACTGTCTGAGTCGGAGCTCCAACCCTCAATTTCTCGGCGAACCAGGGAGTCAAAGAAGGCCATCATCCGGGGGTCTTCCTGGACTGACTGATTGGCATAGTCGTGGGACAGACCACTCCCACTATTCAGCACAAGGCTGATGTATTCTTCATGGGTGTAGAGGCAGCGGGAATCATCTTCAATCCGGCCATCGAGGTCTCCAGTACATCCTGGCTGCTTGTAAGGGCTCCAGATCTGTATAGAAGATGAACAACAAGAGCAACTAAGACTGATTGGAAAGTGATCTATATTTGGTAGTTAAAAATGCCATGAAGTCAGAGCTTTTTTTGCATACTCTATGCTATCTTAAAGTCACTACCTTTAAAAGTGTATTctttgccaggcatggtggtacatgcctgtaatcctagcacttgagaggtTGCGGCAGGGGGATTGTAGTTTAAGGCCAGTTGGGGCTACActttgagactctgtctcaagaaTCAAGGCCAACGAGGCATACTTCTCAATCAACAGCTGAGTACAGTGGTACCTGCTCACAGGAGGCTTAGCTTGGGAAGATGGCAGTTCCAGGGCAGTGGAGGAAGAAAAGTGTGAGATTCCAATCAATGGAAACAAACATGCCTGCTAGCTGTGAAGGGAAGCCTAAAACAGGGAGATCTTAATTTAGGCATGTGCTCAGAGGGGAAGCAAGACCCTCTTTCAAAAATAAGtgcaggggggggagggaaggtgggagaaaaatgaaggaggggggtaacaagtatgacaacaaatgtactcactaacttacatatataactgtaacctttctatacatcaccttgacaataaaattaaattcaaaaaataaaaaatgcaaaaagtgtggaggtgtagctcagcagcAGATTGCCTGCCTAGaaaatgtaaggccctgaattcaaactctaatatttccagggggaaaaaaagaacaacaaccaaaacaccaaaaaaaaaccaaaacccaattCAAGAGGCAAATGttaggaaaatcatggtttgaggccagcccaggcaaaaatgtccaCAAGACAAGTGGTGTGCACTTGTCACTCTAGCAATGCAGGAGAATAAGACTGGGAGGATTTTAGTTCTAGGCCGGCCAGACAAAAATTTTTTTAGACTCCAACTGAACAGGAGAGGTGCA
This window harbors:
- the Dcaf5 gene encoding DDB1- and CUL4-associated factor 5 isoform X2, whose protein sequence is MEQAIHSRVKPIQLKGEHHSNIFCLAFNSGNTKVFSGGNDEQVILHDVESSETLDVFAHEDAVYGLSVSPVNDNIFASSSDDGRVLIWDIRESPHGEPFCLANYPSAFHSVMFNPVEPRLLATANSKEGVGLWDIRKPQSSLLRYGGNLSLQSAMSVRFNSNGTQLLALRRRLPPVLYDIHSRLPVFQFDNQGYFNSCTMKSCCFAGDRDQYILSGSDDFNLYMWRIPADPEAGGIGRVVNGAFMVLKGHRSIVNQVRFNPHTYMICSSGVEKIIKIWSPYKQPGCTGDLDGRIEDDSRCLYTHEEYISLVLNSGSGLSHDYANQSVQEDPRMMAFFDSLVRREIEGWSSDSDSDLSESTILQLHAGVSERSGYTDSESSASLPRSPPPTVDESADNAFHLGPLRVNSTNAVAPTPPTSTCEDTASRQQRLSALRRYQDKRLLALSNESDSEENACEVELDTDLFPRPRSPSPEDESSSSSSSSSSEDEEELNERRASTRQRNAMRRRQKTPREERPSAPIKPTNTYIGEDNYDYPQIKVDDLSSSPASSPERSTSTLEIQPNRASPTSNIESVERKIYKAYKWLRYSYISYSNNKDGEPSIVTGEADEGRAGTSHKDNPVPSSSKEACVNIAVAQRSQDQPPEGLSKDAFKEGTSTRNPSNGPGHEHSSYSWAEVPEGTSEDTNNGGSLEHSFETKKLNGKSLSKALSSQAEESPSLPVPKPSGSILDGGSGNRPRTQSDDSEERSLETICANHNNGRLHPWPPHPHNNGQNFGELEAVAFSSPGHSSTDHDNLSVSGTLLHKDCCVSGMASEAASAGTREDPTDRSAPDSSRAAYSHSGLKRHRVELEDTDSENSSSEKKLKT
- the Dcaf5 gene encoding DDB1- and CUL4-associated factor 5 isoform X1; this translates as MKRRAGLGGSMRSVVGFLSQRGLHGDPLLTQDFQRRRLRGCRNLYKKDLLGHFGCVNAIEFSNNGGQWLVSGGDDRRVLLWHMEQAIHSRVKPIQLKGEHHSNIFCLAFNSGNTKVFSGGNDEQVILHDVESSETLDVFAHEDAVYGLSVSPVNDNIFASSSDDGRVLIWDIRESPHGEPFCLANYPSAFHSVMFNPVEPRLLATANSKEGVGLWDIRKPQSSLLRYGGNLSLQSAMSVRFNSNGTQLLALRRRLPPVLYDIHSRLPVFQFDNQGYFNSCTMKSCCFAGDRDQYILSGSDDFNLYMWRIPADPEAGGIGRVVNGAFMVLKGHRSIVNQVRFNPHTYMICSSGVEKIIKIWSPYKQPGCTGDLDGRIEDDSRCLYTHEEYISLVLNSGSGLSHDYANQSVQEDPRMMAFFDSLVRREIEGWSSDSDSDLSESTILQLHAGVSERSGYTDSESSASLPRSPPPTVDESADNAFHLGPLRVNSTNAVAPTPPTSTCEDTASRQQRLSALRRYQDKRLLALSNESDSEENACEVELDTDLFPRPRSPSPEDESSSSSSSSSSEDEEELNERRASTRQRNAMRRRQKTPREERPSAPIKPTNTYIGEDNYDYPQIKVDDLSSSPASSPERSTSTLEIQPNRASPTSNIESVERKIYKAYKWLRYSYISYSNNKDGEPSIVTGEADEGRAGTSHKDNPVPSSSKEACVNIAVAQRSQDQPPEGLSKDAFKEGTSTRNPSNGPGHEHSSYSWAEVPEGTSEDTNNGGSLEHSFETKKLNGKSLSKALSSQAEESPSLPVPKPSGSILDGGSGNRPRTQSDDSEERSLETICANHNNGRLHPWPPHPHNNGQNFGELEAVAFSSPGHSSTDHDNLSVSGTLLHKDCCVSGMASEAASAGTREDPTDRSAPDSSRAAYSHSGLKRHRVELEDTDSENSSSEKKLKT